The Nocardia sp. BMG111209 genome includes a window with the following:
- a CDS encoding PadR family transcriptional regulator, translating into MAVPTTRMLVLSVVRLLQPVHGYDVRRELLSWHADEWANIKPGSVYGALNTLQRDGLIAVDGVGQARNRPERTTFRLTAEGAKEFDGMLREALWSADQPKHPYYAAVSLFPHAERDEVIAALRSRIMKFEGELAFLEREEQRILAGSGDPVEMAPHHVADAIRLSADHLRADLNWSRRTLERIESGELDVWPGAIRPASEREGPAAE; encoded by the coding sequence ATGGCTGTTCCGACGACCCGCATGCTGGTGTTGTCCGTGGTCCGGCTGCTGCAGCCGGTACACGGATACGACGTCCGGCGTGAGCTGCTGTCCTGGCACGCCGACGAATGGGCCAACATCAAACCCGGCTCGGTCTACGGAGCGCTCAACACCCTGCAACGCGACGGGCTGATCGCCGTCGACGGGGTCGGCCAGGCCCGTAATCGCCCGGAGCGCACCACCTTCCGGCTCACCGCCGAGGGGGCGAAGGAGTTCGACGGGATGCTGCGCGAGGCGCTGTGGTCGGCGGATCAGCCGAAGCATCCGTACTACGCGGCGGTCTCGCTGTTCCCGCATGCCGAACGCGACGAGGTGATCGCCGCACTGCGCAGCCGGATCATGAAATTCGAGGGTGAACTCGCCTTCCTGGAACGGGAGGAGCAGCGCATCCTGGCCGGCAGCGGCGATCCGGTCGAGATGGCGCCGCATCATGTCGCCGACGCCATCCGGCTGTCCGCCGATCACCTGCGCGCCGATCTGAACTGGTCCCGGCGGACGCTCGAGCGCATCGAGAGCGGCGAACTCGACGTCTGGCCGGGGGCGATCCGTCCGGCGTCCGAGCGGGAGGGCCCCGCCGCGGAGTAG
- a CDS encoding ABC transporter permease, whose protein sequence is MNFLRETGLIFWSQLRTQLRNPVWVIIGLSQPVLYLVLFGPLVKTIAPQLGPGADPWKVLTPALVIQVGLFGSMFAGFVMVQELRAGVIERQRVTPASRAALLVGRVLKDMVVLIVQALVLVLVAMVAFSLRPDPVGLVASVLLIAVMAAGLASGSYALALWARSEDTLASVLNSLTVPIMLLSGILLPMSLAPRWLRIVADINPFEHTVEAARALFRGEFATGEVYLGTGLTVAVAVLLIVLGARSFARENA, encoded by the coding sequence GTGAATTTCCTGCGCGAGACCGGCCTGATCTTCTGGTCGCAGTTGCGCACCCAGCTGCGCAATCCGGTGTGGGTGATCATCGGGCTCTCCCAGCCGGTGCTGTATCTGGTCCTGTTCGGGCCGCTGGTGAAGACGATCGCGCCGCAACTGGGCCCGGGTGCGGATCCGTGGAAGGTGCTCACCCCGGCGCTGGTGATCCAGGTCGGGCTGTTCGGTTCCATGTTCGCCGGATTCGTGATGGTGCAGGAGTTGCGCGCCGGGGTGATCGAGCGGCAGCGGGTCACGCCCGCGAGCCGGGCGGCGCTGCTGGTCGGCCGGGTGCTCAAGGACATGGTGGTGCTGATCGTGCAGGCGCTGGTGCTGGTCCTGGTGGCGATGGTGGCCTTCTCGTTGCGGCCCGATCCGGTCGGGCTGGTGGCCTCGGTGCTGCTGATCGCGGTCATGGCGGCCGGGCTGGCCTCGGGCTCCTACGCGCTGGCGCTGTGGGCCCGGTCCGAGGACACCCTCGCCTCGGTGCTGAACAGCCTCACGGTCCCGATCATGTTGTTGTCGGGCATCCTGCTGCCGATGAGCCTGGCGCCGCGCTGGTTGCGGATCGTCGCGGACATCAACCCGTTCGAGCACACCGTGGAGGCCGCGCGGGCGTTGTTCCGCGGTGAGTTCGCGACGGGTGAGGTGTATCTCGGCACCGGTCTCACGGTGGCGGTCGCGGTGCTGCTGATCGTGCTCGGCGCCCGCAGCTTCGCTCGCGAGAACGCCTGA
- a CDS encoding GNAT family N-acyltransferase produces MTTPAVSYPSLLSPSSPAAPRPAEPGTERSQYSLVVSSDLEHRRAAQGLRYRVFKGEPGFDIPESADGLDADRFDEHCDHLLVRDNATEEFVGCYRMLPPDKVAAAGGYYTATEFDLTAMDPTGQRIVEMGRACVVPDHRNGSVVTLMWAGILHYIQLTGYDWVMGCASVPMQESPADPIGANVRGVRDLVLAKHAADPARWARPHNPVVVDGRTLDELTPPARPKLPPLLRGYLRLGAWICGEPAHDPDFGVADFVVLLGLDTINRRYLERLQSAANNFDGR; encoded by the coding sequence ATGACAACACCGGCAGTGTCATATCCCAGCCTGCTCTCGCCGTCATCGCCCGCAGCGCCGCGACCGGCGGAACCGGGTACGGAACGCTCACAGTACTCCCTGGTCGTATCGTCCGATCTCGAGCATCGGCGGGCCGCGCAGGGGCTGCGGTATCGAGTGTTCAAGGGCGAGCCCGGATTCGACATCCCCGAGAGCGCCGACGGGCTCGACGCCGATCGGTTCGACGAGCACTGCGACCATCTGCTGGTGCGCGACAACGCCACCGAGGAGTTCGTCGGCTGCTACCGGATGTTGCCGCCGGACAAGGTCGCCGCGGCCGGAGGTTATTACACGGCAACCGAATTCGACCTCACCGCGATGGATCCCACGGGACAGCGGATCGTCGAGATGGGCCGCGCCTGCGTGGTGCCCGACCATCGCAACGGATCCGTGGTGACGCTGATGTGGGCGGGCATCCTGCACTACATCCAGCTCACCGGCTACGACTGGGTGATGGGTTGCGCATCGGTGCCCATGCAGGAGAGCCCGGCCGATCCGATCGGCGCGAACGTGCGCGGCGTGCGGGATCTGGTCCTGGCCAAGCACGCCGCCGATCCGGCGCGGTGGGCCCGCCCCCACAATCCGGTGGTCGTCGACGGCCGCACCCTCGACGAACTGACGCCGCCGGCCCGGCCGAAGCTGCCGCCGCTGCTGCGCGGATATCTCCGGCTCGGCGCCTGGATCTGCGGCGAACCCGCGCACGATCCCGATTTCGGCGTCGCCGATTTCGTGGTGCTGCTGGGCCTGGACACCATCAACCGCCGCTACCTGGAGCGGTTGCAGTCGGCCGCGAACAACTTCGACGGCCGCTAG
- a CDS encoding STAS domain-containing protein, producing MSDGGVSQLLTVSQHHEGDTVVVAAEGEIDITSAPQLSAALEAVGADVTAPIVDLSGVDFMGSVGLSVLLAASEKLKTANADAGQLRVVVSPQVRRPLEVTGLDKVLALFDSLQQALAAGA from the coding sequence GTGAGCGACGGCGGAGTTTCGCAACTGCTGACCGTGTCGCAGCACCACGAGGGTGACACCGTCGTGGTGGCGGCCGAGGGGGAGATCGACATCACCTCCGCACCGCAGTTGAGCGCTGCGCTCGAGGCGGTCGGAGCGGATGTCACCGCACCGATCGTCGACCTCTCCGGGGTCGACTTCATGGGTTCGGTGGGACTGAGCGTGCTGCTGGCCGCTTCCGAGAAGCTGAAGACCGCGAACGCGGACGCCGGGCAGTTGCGCGTGGTGGTGTCGCCGCAGGTGCGCCGCCCGCTCGAGGTGACCGGGCTGGACAAGGTCCTGGCTTTGTTCGACTCCCTGCAGCAGGCGCTGGCCGCCGGGGCCTGA
- a CDS encoding YceI family protein: MTGLDVQIRTPNGWPIPDAVLTVTDLEGRQLVRAVADASGVAATGPLPPGMHTAVVTAPGYQPEARIARIGADGGGVLGELRLVPEATAIALPPPGPWTIDPEHSTVVATARHMGIASIRGRFAEVGGRLDIAETFEHSTGYAEIKAASIDTGVRMRDDHMRSADFLDVEHHPLISFSGNGLRRTGSETWVMAGELDLHGRRRPVELDLTYGGCGPDLYGGTRAAFHAETLLHREDFAMDYNAMVRVGVAVVGTTVKIDLDIELVQGESLPSAG; the protein is encoded by the coding sequence GTGACCGGTCTCGATGTGCAGATTCGCACCCCCAACGGCTGGCCGATCCCGGACGCGGTACTGACCGTCACCGATCTCGAGGGCCGCCAGCTGGTCCGCGCCGTCGCCGACGCCTCCGGCGTGGCGGCCACCGGGCCGCTGCCGCCGGGGATGCACACCGCGGTGGTCACCGCGCCCGGATATCAGCCCGAGGCCCGTATCGCCCGCATCGGCGCCGACGGCGGCGGGGTACTCGGCGAACTGCGGCTGGTCCCGGAGGCGACCGCGATCGCGCTGCCGCCGCCGGGCCCGTGGACGATCGATCCGGAACACTCCACCGTGGTCGCGACCGCGCGGCACATGGGCATCGCGAGTATCCGGGGGCGGTTCGCGGAGGTCGGCGGCCGGCTCGACATCGCCGAAACCTTCGAGCACTCCACGGGATACGCCGAGATCAAGGCCGCGAGCATCGACACCGGGGTGCGCATGCGCGACGACCACATGCGGTCCGCGGACTTCCTCGACGTGGAACACCACCCGCTGATCTCGTTCAGCGGCAACGGTTTACGCCGCACCGGCAGCGAAACCTGGGTGATGGCGGGCGAACTCGATCTGCACGGCCGGCGGCGGCCGGTCGAACTCGACCTCACCTACGGCGGTTGCGGCCCGGACCTGTACGGCGGCACCCGCGCCGCCTTCCACGCCGAAACCCTGCTGCACCGTGAGGATTTCGCCATGGACTACAACGCCATGGTGCGCGTCGGCGTCGCGGTCGTGGGCACCACGGTGAAGATCGACCTCGACATCGAACTGGTCCAGGGCGAGAGCCTGCCCTCGGCGGGCTGA
- a CDS encoding 1-acyl-sn-glycerol-3-phosphate acyltransferase has product MPALMSPGTPGLTCPPAAPVHAWMPVSPCVPSCVDVRPQAGRLRMVARIAAVAGLLAGFPAVNLVTPRPLRARLHRRSARLLLRACGIRLRVVDLRGASATPAGRRGRRSRDRQGLLVVSAHVGWTDVVALAAVDPMGFVARGDLIEWPMLGGLARIMRVIPIHRERLRQLPEVIAVMSERLAAGERVCMFPEGTTWCGRAHGSLRPALFQSAVDTGTPVQPVRMRYVDATGELTTVPGFVGDDTFLDSARRVLLSKGVVAEVTLLPVEQPGADRHELARRCEQAMRGAEVPDIDAHATAVGSGPTRAIVPDTAAIS; this is encoded by the coding sequence ATGCCCGCCTTGATGTCTCCCGGCACCCCCGGGCTCACCTGCCCGCCGGCCGCGCCGGTGCACGCCTGGATGCCGGTCAGCCCGTGCGTCCCCAGCTGCGTGGATGTCCGCCCGCAGGCCGGTCGGCTCCGGATGGTGGCGCGGATCGCCGCCGTCGCCGGGCTGCTGGCCGGGTTCCCGGCGGTGAATCTGGTGACCCCGCGGCCGCTGCGGGCGCGCCTGCACCGCCGCAGTGCGCGACTTCTGTTGCGCGCCTGTGGAATTCGGCTGCGGGTCGTCGATCTGCGCGGCGCGTCCGCGACGCCCGCCGGTCGCCGGGGCCGGCGGTCCCGGGATCGGCAGGGACTGCTCGTGGTGTCCGCCCATGTCGGCTGGACCGATGTGGTGGCGCTGGCGGCGGTGGATCCGATGGGATTCGTCGCCCGCGGCGATCTGATCGAATGGCCGATGCTCGGCGGCCTGGCCCGGATCATGCGGGTCATCCCGATCCATCGGGAGCGGCTGCGGCAGCTGCCCGAGGTGATCGCGGTGATGTCGGAGCGGCTGGCCGCCGGCGAGCGGGTCTGCATGTTCCCGGAGGGCACCACCTGGTGCGGTCGCGCGCACGGTTCGCTGCGTCCGGCGCTGTTCCAGTCCGCGGTCGACACCGGTACGCCGGTGCAGCCGGTCCGGATGCGCTATGTGGACGCCACCGGTGAGCTCACCACCGTTCCCGGGTTCGTCGGCGACGACACCTTCCTGGATTCGGCCCGGCGCGTGCTGCTGTCCAAGGGGGTTGTGGCGGAGGTCACACTGCTGCCGGTGGAGCAGCCCGGCGCCGATCGGCACGAGCTGGCGCGCCGGTGCGAACAGGCCATGCGGGGCGCGGAGGTGCCCGATATCGACGCGCACGCCACCGCGGTCGGCAGCGGCCCGACCCGGGCGATCGTGCCCGATACGGCCGCGATCAGCTGA
- a CDS encoding ATP-binding cassette domain-containing protein: MESTAVRGRTRAPVIRARGLARTFTTKTGPVDAVTGIDFEVYEGEILGLLGPNGAGKTTTLRMIATLLAPTAGEATVAGADLRTDARSVRSRIGYVAQGGATGDEQLVIDELMLQARLFGLGKAAAARHAAELLAGLDLAGLSRRRCRELSGGQRRRVDIALGLVHRPGLIYLDEPSTGLDPQSRANLWDHIRRLRDEGTTIVLTTHYLEEADALCDRILVMDHGEIVVAGTPDELKQRIAGDVISLVVADDRAEEVLRVAGTVLELRSRLHADGLVHLTVDRGDAAVVPLLRALDEAGISPSSLTVKRPSLDDVFLTVTGRSLREAS, from the coding sequence ATGGAATCGACGGCTGTTCGTGGCCGCACCCGCGCCCCGGTGATCCGGGCACGCGGGCTGGCACGAACCTTCACCACCAAGACCGGACCCGTGGACGCGGTCACCGGTATCGACTTCGAGGTGTACGAGGGCGAGATCCTCGGCCTGCTCGGCCCGAACGGGGCCGGCAAGACCACCACCCTGCGGATGATCGCCACCCTGCTCGCGCCCACCGCGGGCGAGGCCACCGTCGCCGGCGCGGATCTGCGCACCGACGCGCGGTCGGTGCGCTCCCGCATCGGATATGTCGCCCAGGGCGGGGCGACCGGTGACGAACAACTCGTCATCGACGAATTGATGCTCCAGGCAAGGCTTTTCGGCCTCGGCAAGGCCGCGGCGGCCCGCCACGCGGCGGAGCTGCTGGCCGGGCTGGACCTGGCCGGGCTGAGCCGGCGGCGCTGCCGGGAACTGTCCGGCGGCCAGCGGCGCCGGGTCGACATCGCCCTCGGCCTGGTGCACCGCCCCGGCCTGATCTATCTCGACGAGCCCAGTACCGGACTCGATCCGCAGAGCCGGGCCAATCTGTGGGACCACATCCGCCGGCTGCGCGACGAGGGCACCACGATCGTGCTCACCACCCACTACCTCGAGGAGGCGGACGCGCTCTGCGACCGCATCCTGGTGATGGACCACGGCGAGATCGTGGTCGCCGGCACGCCCGACGAGCTCAAACAGCGCATCGCCGGTGACGTGATCAGCCTCGTCGTCGCCGACGACCGGGCCGAGGAGGTGCTGCGCGTCGCCGGGACGGTCCTGGAACTGCGCTCCCGGCTGCACGCCGACGGCCTGGTCCACCTCACCGTCGACCGCGGCGACGCGGCCGTGGTGCCGCTGCTGCGCGCCCTGGACGAGGCGGGCATCAGCCCGAGCTCGCTCACCGTCAAACGACCCAGTCTCGACGACGTGTTCCTGACCGTCACCGGGCGATCCCTGCGGGAGGCATCGTGA
- a CDS encoding CHASE3 domain-containing protein, with translation MTADVPRNPRNPAGRLTTSAWFQAVLGAMILVVVVGAVLGERVISSTSSATDQLLDRSLPAQREALQFQSALLNQETGVRGFVITGQQQFLDPYNQGVAAERESAQHLRQLLSGDRQLLADLDEIEQSVGRWRTAYVQPLITTPAAARTQGDTDALQGKRNFDTIRALFDRQNGHLADSVAADTADLRHSRSVRDGILLGLLVLYLATGFILLTLVRRLVVRPLAGLTAASRRVAAGDFTSHIDAHGPADIAAVAVAVEEMRRRIVAELDSARVQETRLEEQKTSLHSQAVELRRSNAELEQFAYVASHDLQEPLRKVASFCQLLEKRYGDKLDDRATQYITYAVDGAKRMQVLINDLLSFSRVGRMADDTVPVELAQPLGRALTNLATAIDDSGARVGLPDDLPRIEGVPVLLTMLWQNLIGNALKFRAPNRVPEIRITAAPAEDEPGWRFTVEDNGIGIEPQFVEKVFVIFQRLHNRDEYGGTGIGLAMAKKIVEHHGGRIWIDTEYTTGTRICFTLVGSTPAPEHESSAALPDDTEGPRS, from the coding sequence ATGACCGCAGACGTACCACGTAATCCGCGCAATCCGGCCGGCCGGCTCACCACCAGCGCCTGGTTCCAGGCGGTGCTGGGCGCGATGATTCTCGTGGTCGTCGTGGGGGCAGTGCTGGGCGAACGGGTGATCTCGAGCACCTCGAGCGCCACCGATCAGCTGCTCGACCGCTCGCTGCCCGCCCAGCGGGAGGCGCTGCAGTTCCAATCGGCGCTGCTCAACCAGGAGACCGGCGTCCGCGGCTTCGTGATCACCGGCCAGCAGCAGTTCCTGGACCCGTACAACCAGGGCGTGGCCGCCGAACGCGAGTCGGCGCAGCACCTGCGGCAGCTGTTGTCCGGCGACCGGCAGCTGCTCGCCGATCTGGACGAGATCGAACAGTCCGTCGGGCGCTGGCGCACCGCGTATGTCCAGCCCCTGATCACCACCCCGGCGGCGGCCCGCACCCAGGGCGATACCGACGCGCTCCAGGGCAAACGGAATTTCGACACCATCCGCGCCCTGTTCGATCGGCAGAACGGCCACCTGGCCGATTCGGTCGCCGCCGACACCGCCGATCTGCGGCATTCCCGCAGCGTGCGCGACGGCATCCTGCTGGGCCTGCTGGTGCTCTACCTGGCGACCGGATTCATCCTGCTCACGCTGGTCCGGCGGCTGGTCGTGCGGCCGCTGGCGGGTCTCACGGCCGCGTCGCGGCGGGTCGCGGCCGGCGACTTCACCTCCCATATCGACGCGCACGGCCCGGCCGATATCGCCGCGGTCGCCGTCGCGGTGGAGGAGATGCGCCGCCGCATCGTCGCGGAACTGGACTCGGCCCGCGTCCAGGAGACCCGGCTCGAGGAGCAGAAGACCTCGCTGCACTCGCAGGCCGTCGAATTGCGCCGCTCCAACGCCGAATTGGAGCAGTTCGCCTACGTCGCCTCGCACGATCTGCAGGAACCGCTGCGCAAGGTGGCCTCGTTCTGCCAGCTGCTGGAGAAGCGCTACGGCGACAAACTCGACGACCGGGCCACCCAATACATCACCTACGCGGTCGACGGCGCCAAACGGATGCAGGTGCTGATCAACGATCTGCTGTCCTTCTCCCGCGTGGGCCGGATGGCCGACGACACCGTGCCGGTGGAGCTGGCCCAGCCGCTCGGCCGCGCCCTGACCAACCTCGCGACGGCGATCGACGACAGCGGCGCGCGGGTCGGCCTGCCGGACGATCTGCCGCGGATCGAGGGCGTGCCGGTACTGCTGACGATGTTGTGGCAGAACCTGATCGGCAACGCGCTCAAGTTCCGCGCCCCCAACCGCGTCCCGGAGATCCGCATCACCGCCGCACCCGCCGAGGACGAACCCGGCTGGCGATTCACGGTGGAGGACAACGGGATCGGCATCGAACCGCAGTTCGTCGAGAAGGTTTTCGTGATCTTCCAGCGGCTGCACAATCGCGACGAATACGGCGGCACCGGGATCGGCCTGGCCATGGCGAAGAAGATCGTCGAACATCACGGCGGCCGGATCTGGATCGACACCGAGTACACCACCGGCACCCGCATCTGCTTCACCCTGGTCGGATCGACGCCGGCGCCCGAGCACGAGAGCAGTGCCGCTCTCCCCGACGACACCGAAGGACCGCGCTCATGA
- a CDS encoding response regulator, producing MINSARPIDILLVEDDPADELMTREAFQDNKIGNTLHVCTDGAEALEFLYRQGPYADAARPDLILLDLNLPKYDGRDVLARIKADPDLASIPVVVLTTSAAEEDILRSYALHANAYVTKPVDLDQFVAAIKQIDDFFVQVVRLPPRR from the coding sequence ATGATCAATTCCGCCCGTCCGATCGATATCCTCCTGGTCGAGGACGATCCCGCCGACGAGTTGATGACCCGGGAAGCCTTCCAGGACAACAAGATCGGCAACACGCTGCACGTCTGCACGGACGGCGCGGAGGCCCTCGAGTTCCTGTATCGGCAGGGCCCCTACGCGGACGCCGCCCGCCCGGATCTGATCCTGCTCGATCTGAATCTGCCGAAATACGACGGCCGGGACGTGCTGGCCCGGATCAAGGCGGATCCCGACCTGGCCTCCATCCCGGTGGTGGTGCTCACCACGTCGGCGGCCGAGGAGGACATCCTGCGCAGCTACGCGCTGCACGCCAACGCGTACGTCACCAAGCCGGTCGATCTGGACCAGTTCGTGGCGGCGATCAAGCAGATCGACGACTTCTTCGTCCAGGTGGTGCGGCTGCCGCCGCGCCGGTGA
- a CDS encoding PP2C family protein-serine/threonine phosphatase, with protein MPVWPDARDDIGSTVAATTPAHSDVLLIEDDPADALLVEALVEDGALGIRLDWVRSVSEAVDYLRERTPDCVLLDLNLPDAQGLEALGQVRTVSDTAVVVLTGLDEKLIGLAAMAAGAQDYLVKGRVEPDLFSRAVRYAIQRKQAERTSVALQASQLRAEENARLERGLLPTPLLRPGGAVEVVPRYRPGRAHALLGGDFYDVVEEQDGTVHAVIGDVSGHGPDAAATGVALRLAWRTLVLSGVTGTRQLRLMEKVLLAERSDRQTFATATMLTLSPAEHTARVLRAGHPGALMHSAAGWDWVEVPGGPALGFGIGSGHELTWPETVLDLPEDAALTLFTDGLFEGFVNERRDRLGEDGLLALARSVGATEPDEFLDTLIDRVEGLAAPAGGLDDDVALLYLYWRQHRTAP; from the coding sequence ATGCCCGTGTGGCCTGACGCCAGGGACGACATCGGCAGCACGGTGGCCGCGACGACACCCGCACACTCCGATGTCCTGCTGATCGAGGACGATCCCGCCGACGCCCTGCTCGTCGAGGCGCTGGTCGAGGACGGCGCCCTGGGTATCCGGCTGGACTGGGTCCGATCGGTCTCCGAGGCGGTCGACTACCTGCGCGAGCGAACCCCCGACTGTGTGCTGCTGGACCTGAATCTGCCCGACGCGCAGGGCCTGGAGGCCCTGGGGCAGGTGCGGACCGTCTCGGATACCGCCGTCGTGGTCCTCACCGGCCTGGACGAGAAGCTCATCGGCCTGGCCGCGATGGCGGCCGGCGCTCAGGACTATCTGGTCAAGGGCCGGGTCGAACCCGATCTGTTCAGCCGCGCGGTCCGCTACGCCATCCAGCGCAAACAGGCCGAACGCACCAGCGTGGCACTGCAGGCCAGTCAGCTGCGGGCCGAGGAGAACGCACGCCTGGAACGCGGCCTGCTGCCCACCCCGCTGCTGCGGCCCGGCGGCGCGGTCGAGGTCGTCCCCCGCTATCGGCCCGGACGCGCGCACGCCCTGCTCGGAGGCGACTTCTACGACGTGGTCGAGGAGCAGGACGGCACGGTGCACGCGGTGATCGGCGACGTGTCCGGGCACGGCCCGGACGCCGCCGCCACCGGCGTGGCGCTGCGACTGGCGTGGCGTACGTTGGTTCTCAGTGGCGTCACGGGTACTCGTCAGTTGCGGCTGATGGAGAAGGTGCTGCTGGCGGAACGCTCCGACCGGCAGACCTTCGCCACGGCGACCATGCTCACCCTGTCCCCGGCCGAACACACCGCCCGGGTGTTGCGGGCGGGCCATCCGGGCGCGCTGATGCACTCGGCCGCGGGCTGGGACTGGGTCGAGGTGCCGGGCGGACCGGCACTCGGATTCGGCATCGGCTCCGGCCACGAGCTGACCTGGCCCGAGACCGTCCTCGACCTCCCGGAGGACGCGGCGTTGACCCTGTTCACCGACGGATTGTTCGAAGGCTTCGTCAACGAGCGCCGGGACCGGCTCGGCGAGGACGGCCTGCTCGCGCTGGCCCGTTCCGTCGGAGCCACGGAACCCGACGAGTTCCTGGACACGCTGATCGATCGGGTCGAGGGCCTCGCGGCCCCGGCCGGAGGACTCGACGACGACGTCGCGCTCCTCTATCTCTACTGGCGACAACACCGGACGGCACCATGA
- a CDS encoding SigB/SigF/SigG family RNA polymerase sigma factor: MSSGYAARSGTAVAAKSKGDSYDDIEPWLQRLADLPADGVERDRLRSEIIAKCLPLGEHIARRYSGRGVDFDDLAQIAAVGVILAVDRFDPSNGAPFLSFAVPTIMGEVRRYFRDSTWAVRVPRRIKEIQQRLSTVVPELSQRLGHSPTAQQLADELGIEPGEVTQALIASNCYTTDSLDTDSGGNDEGDRPVSQLERLAVEDNGFALVEETLTAGPLLAALPERERRILIMRYGHGKTQAEIAREIGVSQMQVSRLLSRTLAGLREAALSPRELSTVA, translated from the coding sequence ATGTCAAGTGGATACGCGGCTCGGTCCGGAACGGCAGTCGCTGCCAAGAGCAAGGGCGATTCATACGACGATATCGAGCCCTGGCTGCAGCGGCTGGCGGATCTGCCGGCCGACGGGGTCGAGCGCGACCGCCTGCGCTCGGAGATCATCGCGAAGTGCCTGCCGCTGGGTGAGCACATCGCCCGCCGGTACAGCGGACGCGGCGTCGACTTCGACGACCTCGCCCAGATCGCCGCGGTCGGCGTCATCCTGGCCGTCGACCGGTTCGATCCGAGCAACGGCGCGCCGTTCCTGTCGTTCGCGGTGCCGACCATCATGGGTGAGGTGCGGCGGTACTTCCGCGACAGCACCTGGGCGGTGCGGGTGCCGCGGCGGATCAAGGAGATCCAGCAGCGGTTGTCCACCGTGGTTCCGGAGCTGTCCCAGCGACTCGGGCATTCGCCCACCGCGCAGCAGCTGGCCGACGAACTCGGTATCGAGCCCGGTGAGGTCACCCAGGCGCTGATCGCGAGCAACTGCTACACCACCGACTCCCTGGACACCGATTCGGGCGGGAACGACGAGGGCGACCGGCCCGTCTCGCAGCTGGAACGACTGGCGGTGGAGGACAACGGGTTCGCCCTGGTCGAGGAGACGCTGACCGCGGGCCCGCTGCTGGCGGCCCTGCCCGAACGCGAGCGCCGCATCCTGATCATGCGCTACGGCCACGGCAAGACCCAGGCCGAGATCGCCCGCGAGATCGGGGTTTCGCAGATGCAGGTCTCGCGCCTGCTGTCGCGCACGCTCGCGGGCCTGCGCGAGGCGGCGCTGAGTCCGCGGGAATTGTCCACGGTGGCCTAG
- a CDS encoding ATP-binding protein, producing MPTAHTRSVESPAPLRLTFPALASALAPLRRTLRQWLTQAGLDADRIADIVLAVTEACTNAVEHAYGPEPGTIRVDGDLLDDELRIVIVDGGHWKTTADAADNYRGRGLAIMRAVVPDTSISTSPTGTTVELRSHR from the coding sequence ATGCCAACTGCGCACACGCGATCGGTGGAATCCCCGGCTCCCCTTCGGCTCACCTTTCCCGCGCTGGCATCCGCACTCGCTCCGTTGCGCCGTACGTTGCGACAGTGGCTGACCCAAGCGGGTCTCGATGCCGACCGCATCGCAGATATCGTACTGGCCGTGACCGAGGCGTGCACCAATGCCGTGGAACATGCCTACGGCCCGGAACCCGGCACGATCCGGGTCGACGGCGACCTGCTCGACGACGAACTGCGCATCGTGATCGTCGACGGCGGCCACTGGAAGACCACCGCCGACGCCGCGGACAACTACCGCGGCCGCGGCCTCGCGATCATGCGCGCGGTGGTCCCCGACACCTCGATCTCGACCAGTCCCACCGGCACCACCGTCGAACTCCGCTCGCACCGCTGA